A genomic region of Clostridia bacterium contains the following coding sequences:
- the cas8c gene encoding type I-C CRISPR-associated protein Cas8c/Csd1, with product MILQALVRLYEDLADAGKIARPGWSKTGVTFALCIDGNGKLTQLIPLLDEVPSGKKTVLRPRKMHLPAPVKRSSGVAANFLWDNAGYLLGIDDKGKPERTRQCFETSAKLHKQVLENVHTPVARAIMGFYSSWDTKGAAEHSAIKDKLDKLYGGANLVFRVNGQFAYEDPDIAAAWQSHYDAKEGPMMQCLVTGHNDVIEAVHPAIKGLRGGQPSGGALVSFNANAYHSFGRDQNYNAPVGKYAAFAYTAALNYLLADRDNVSSLGDTSVLFWAEGGQPAYQGMMGGAAFGKDTGYSEDDLRNMTKTLLKGRPVDFNGVMLDPNKTFYILGLSPNSARISVRFFLRNTFGSVLKNVHDHHERMEIIRPSYEQFDTIPLWAMLSETVNKNSRDKNPSPVMAGATARAIFAGTPYPAALIEQTMLRIRAEQNITRGRAAIIKAYYLKNKTPECPEEVLTLSLNEESKNPAYTLGRLFSVYEALQENANPGINSTIKDKYFNSAAASPGNIFPILDKLSKAHLRKLEPRARIYFEKQIGELKSIFDEEYPVRLSLPQQGSFDLGYYHQRQKRFTKKEEA from the coding sequence ATGATCTTGCAGGCATTAGTAAGATTGTATGAAGATTTGGCGGACGCAGGGAAGATCGCCCGTCCCGGATGGAGTAAGACAGGCGTGACATTTGCGCTTTGCATAGATGGAAACGGAAAGCTTACACAGCTAATACCCTTGCTCGATGAGGTTCCGAGTGGAAAAAAGACGGTTCTTCGCCCCAGAAAAATGCATCTGCCTGCGCCGGTAAAGCGATCCTCGGGAGTGGCGGCAAATTTTCTTTGGGATAACGCGGGATATTTATTGGGGATTGACGACAAAGGAAAACCGGAACGTACAAGGCAATGTTTTGAAACAAGCGCAAAGCTTCATAAGCAGGTCCTTGAGAATGTCCACACCCCTGTGGCCAGGGCTATAATGGGTTTTTATTCATCTTGGGATACCAAGGGGGCAGCCGAGCACAGCGCCATAAAAGACAAGCTTGACAAGCTATACGGCGGAGCGAACCTTGTATTTCGCGTAAATGGTCAGTTCGCTTATGAAGACCCAGATATAGCGGCAGCGTGGCAATCTCACTATGACGCAAAAGAAGGCCCCATGATGCAATGTCTTGTGACAGGGCACAATGATGTTATTGAAGCAGTGCATCCGGCAATTAAAGGACTAAGGGGCGGCCAGCCCAGCGGTGGCGCATTAGTATCGTTTAATGCAAATGCATATCATTCATTCGGAAGGGATCAGAACTACAACGCGCCCGTAGGGAAATATGCGGCATTTGCCTACACGGCAGCACTTAACTATCTTTTGGCGGACCGTGACAATGTATCGAGTCTGGGAGATACATCTGTATTATTTTGGGCAGAAGGTGGCCAACCCGCTTACCAGGGAATGATGGGCGGCGCAGCCTTCGGAAAGGATACCGGTTATTCCGAGGACGATCTTCGCAATATGACAAAAACTCTGCTTAAGGGCAGACCTGTTGATTTCAACGGAGTCATGCTGGATCCGAACAAGACTTTTTATATACTTGGTCTCTCACCAAATTCAGCGCGCATTTCGGTACGTTTCTTTTTAAGAAATACATTCGGAAGTGTTTTGAAAAATGTCCACGACCATCATGAAAGAATGGAGATTATCAGACCGTCTTATGAACAGTTTGATACGATCCCCCTGTGGGCCATGCTCTCAGAAACGGTCAATAAAAATTCGCGAGACAAGAATCCAAGCCCCGTGATGGCGGGAGCAACGGCGAGGGCGATCTTTGCAGGGACGCCGTATCCTGCGGCGCTTATTGAACAGACGATGCTTCGCATACGGGCAGAGCAGAACATAACACGCGGCAGAGCGGCCATTATAAAAGCATATTATCTTAAAAACAAGACACCGGAGTGTCCTGAGGAGGTTTTGACATTGAGCTTGAACGAAGAAAGCAAAAATCCAGCGTATACTCTGGGGCGCCTGTTTTCGGTATATGAGGCGCTGCAGGAGAACGCAAATCCGGGCATAAATTCGACTATCAAGGATAAGTATTTTAATTCTGCAGCAGCTTCGCCGGGAAATATATTTCCGATATTGGACAAGCTGTCTAAGGCGCATCTGAGAAAGCTTGAACCACGTGCAAGGATATATTTTGAGAAGCAGATCGGAGAGCTTAAAAGCATATTTGACGAAGAGTATCCCGTTAGACTTAGCCTGCCTCAGCAGGGCTCGTTTGACCTGGGTTACTATCATCAGAGACAGAAACGATTTACAAAGAAAGAGGAGGCATAA
- the cas5c gene encoding type I-C CRISPR-associated protein Cas5 gives MLMSVKVEVWGDYACFSRPEMKVERVSYDIMTPSSARGLIEAIYWHPGMRWIIDRIHVCSPICFTNVRRNEVKDTILASKIKEHMEKGRADIYLATPESIQQRAAMILRDVHYVIEAHFEMTNRAAPGDNPGKFQDIVKRRLARGQCYHQPCFGVREFPANFRQCAVIPACPEALKGEHDLGWMLLDMDYSDPEDIKPMFFRATLKDGVLEVPEIVSREVVR, from the coding sequence ATGCTCATGTCGGTCAAAGTGGAAGTATGGGGAGATTACGCTTGCTTTTCGAGACCCGAGATGAAGGTGGAGCGCGTGTCCTATGATATTATGACGCCCTCTTCTGCACGCGGCTTAATAGAGGCGATTTATTGGCACCCGGGCATGCGGTGGATAATTGACCGCATACATGTTTGTAGCCCTATATGCTTTACAAATGTCAGACGCAACGAGGTAAAGGATACAATTCTCGCAAGCAAGATAAAAGAACACATGGAAAAAGGACGCGCAGATATTTATCTAGCGACGCCCGAGAGCATTCAACAGCGCGCGGCTATGATTCTTCGGGACGTGCATTACGTTATTGAGGCTCATTTTGAGATGACGAATAGAGCTGCGCCGGGAGATAACCCAGGAAAGTTTCAGGATATCGTAAAGCGTCGGCTGGCGCGAGGACAATGTTACCATCAACCCTGCTTCGGAGTGAGGGAATTCCCTGCGAATTTCAGACAGTGCGCCGTCATCCCTGCTTGCCCTGAGGCTTTGAAGGGTGAGCATGATTTGGGATGGATGCTTCTAGATATGGATTATTCTGATCCGGAAGACATTAAACCTATGTTCTTCAGAGCAACCCTAAAGGACGGTGTGCTTGAGGTGCCGGAAATCGTGAGCCGGGAGGTGGTTCGATGA
- the cas3 gene encoding CRISPR-associated helicase Cas3' — protein sequence MQYLAHICGDRQQSVLEHLSGTAKRCRTFASAFQAEEQGELVGLAHDLGKYSDAFQQRLRGGHPVDHATAGAVECLNISQIPAAFAVAGHHGGLPDGGANGDTADQTTLIGRCKRREAHRLPDYSAWEKEIRLPQKAAYPSFFGKDALTDAFYTRMLYSCLVDSDYLDTEEFIYSGKVERTPYVPLSDLLKRLETFIAPFWPPKTPLNEKRCKVLSACMDKASMEKGLFTLTVPTGGGKTIASLAFALRHAVHHGMNHVVYVIPYTSIIEQNARVFKNILGEENVVEHHFNVAFDGDKDTDAVGYRHALSTENWDAPIIVTTAVQFFESLYSNRPSKCRKLHNLACSVFIFDEAQVIPGEHLRPCVSAISQLVRHYGSTAVLCTATQPSINDLLSYYSGGMEIRELCPDLQEQFAQLRRVTFSSRGDVTAEILASELCKFNEVLCIVNSRNAARRIYELLPKEGSYHLSTLMVSEHRRQILEEIRRRLKDGLLCRVVSTSLIEAGVDVDFPTVYRELAGLDSMVQAAGRCNREGKRPREKSLVVIFRGDWPVPPLFGAPVGAAVEVLSEGRDPSDPKTIEMYFRAWRSLIGDNMDKYGVIDAFLRGISGCMMPFRSVAERFRFIGDDTTTVYVPLEKGAELINRILEGERNRELFRKVGQYGVSVYERQYKDLLAAGAVIPIDEGSAVLTDITLYNEMTGLSPEIEWGKAHFA from the coding sequence ATGCAATATTTGGCACATATATGCGGGGACAGACAGCAATCAGTGCTTGAACACTTAAGTGGTACGGCCAAGAGGTGCAGAACGTTTGCCAGCGCTTTTCAGGCAGAAGAGCAGGGCGAATTAGTTGGGCTTGCACATGATTTGGGAAAGTACAGCGATGCCTTTCAGCAACGTTTGCGGGGCGGTCATCCTGTTGATCACGCAACGGCAGGAGCGGTGGAGTGTCTGAACATATCGCAGATTCCGGCTGCTTTTGCAGTTGCAGGCCATCATGGAGGACTGCCGGACGGAGGCGCTAATGGAGATACGGCAGATCAGACTACGCTTATAGGTAGATGTAAAAGGAGAGAAGCACACAGATTGCCCGATTATTCGGCGTGGGAGAAAGAGATCAGACTGCCCCAAAAAGCCGCTTATCCGTCTTTTTTTGGTAAAGATGCTTTGACGGACGCTTTTTATACGAGGATGCTCTATTCCTGTCTCGTTGATTCAGATTATCTTGATACTGAAGAGTTCATATATAGTGGGAAGGTGGAAAGAACGCCCTATGTGCCTCTTTCAGACTTGCTTAAAAGGCTAGAGACCTTTATAGCACCATTTTGGCCGCCGAAGACGCCGCTTAATGAAAAACGATGCAAGGTTTTATCGGCTTGCATGGATAAAGCATCAATGGAAAAAGGGCTGTTTACTCTTACTGTTCCTACGGGCGGAGGCAAAACAATAGCGTCTCTCGCTTTTGCCCTGCGTCACGCGGTACATCACGGAATGAACCACGTGGTATATGTTATACCGTATACATCTATCATTGAACAGAATGCGAGAGTGTTCAAAAATATTCTGGGCGAAGAGAATGTAGTGGAGCATCATTTTAATGTAGCATTTGACGGAGATAAAGACACGGATGCTGTTGGGTATCGCCATGCGTTATCTACGGAGAATTGGGATGCCCCTATAATTGTCACAACAGCTGTACAGTTTTTTGAGTCGCTGTATTCCAACAGGCCTTCTAAGTGCCGAAAACTCCATAACCTGGCCTGCAGCGTATTCATTTTTGACGAAGCTCAGGTGATTCCGGGAGAGCATCTGAGACCTTGTGTATCGGCCATATCGCAATTGGTAAGACACTACGGTTCTACCGCGGTATTGTGTACAGCTACACAGCCTTCCATCAATGACCTTTTATCATACTACTCGGGCGGAATGGAGATTCGAGAGCTGTGCCCTGATCTGCAGGAACAGTTTGCGCAGCTTCGCAGAGTGACTTTTTCTTCAAGGGGGGACGTTACAGCGGAGATTCTAGCTTCAGAGCTTTGCAAGTTTAATGAGGTGCTATGCATCGTAAACAGCCGGAATGCAGCACGAAGAATATATGAGCTGCTACCAAAAGAGGGAAGCTACCATCTGTCAACACTCATGGTCTCGGAGCACCGCAGACAGATACTTGAAGAGATAAGGAGGAGGTTGAAAGACGGACTTTTGTGCCGCGTTGTGTCTACTTCCTTGATAGAAGCGGGAGTGGATGTTGATTTTCCAACGGTATACAGAGAATTGGCCGGACTGGATTCAATGGTTCAGGCAGCAGGACGCTGCAATCGCGAAGGAAAGAGACCTCGGGAGAAAAGCTTGGTCGTGATTTTTCGGGGAGACTGGCCTGTGCCGCCTTTGTTTGGCGCACCGGTAGGCGCAGCGGTGGAAGTATTATCTGAAGGACGTGATCCGAGCGATCCAAAGACTATAGAGATGTATTTTCGGGCATGGAGATCACTAATAGGAGACAATATGGACAAATACGGGGTGATCGATGCCTTCCTTCGAGGGATATCGGGCTGTATGATGCCGTTCAGAAGCGTTGCCGAAAGGTTTCGCTTTATTGGAGATGATACCACGACTGTATATGTCCCCTTGGAAAAAGGAGCCGAGTTGATCAACAGAATTCTTGAGGGAGAGCGAAACCGCGAGTTGTTTCGCAAGGTAGGGCAATACGGTGTGTCTGTTTACGAGCGACAATACAAAGATCTGCTTGCTGCTGGCGCAGTGATTCCTATAGATGAGGGAAGCGCGGTGCTTACAGATATTACACTTTATAACGAAATGACCGGATTGTCGCCGGAGATAGAATGGGGAAAGGCGCATTTTGCTTGA
- a CDS encoding NAD-dependent malic enzyme, whose translation MDYMKLALDMHYEKKGKIEVISTVPVKNKDDLSTAYTPGVAAPCLEIAKDKSKVYELTRRHNLVAVVTDGTAVLGLGDIGPEAAMPVMEGKCVLFHELGGVDAFPICVDSKDVDEIVKSIALISKSFGGINLEDISAPRCFEIERKLKEVCDIPIFHDDQHGTAIVAGAALMNALKVVGKRFEDIKIVLSGAGAAGIAIAKFFMGLGAKNIILCGSRGTLYEGMDNKNPAQQAIAKVTNPERIAGTLADAMKGADVFLGVSAPGIVTEDMVRSMAEDAIVFPMANPVPEIMPEPAKKAGARIVGTGRSDFPNQINNVLAFPGIFRGALDCRASDINEEMKIAASKAIASVVPTSELCEEKILPDAFDRGIAEAVAKAVSEAARASGVARI comes from the coding sequence ATGGATTACATGAAGCTTGCGCTTGATATGCACTATGAAAAGAAGGGGAAGATAGAGGTCATATCGACCGTTCCCGTTAAGAATAAGGACGATCTTTCAACGGCGTACACGCCCGGAGTCGCTGCGCCCTGCCTTGAGATAGCAAAGGATAAAAGCAAGGTATACGAGCTTACGAGACGTCATAATCTCGTGGCCGTTGTGACCGACGGCACGGCCGTGCTCGGCCTCGGCGATATCGGCCCTGAGGCGGCGATGCCCGTTATGGAGGGCAAATGCGTACTGTTTCACGAGCTGGGCGGCGTTGACGCGTTCCCTATCTGCGTTGACTCAAAGGACGTAGATGAGATAGTAAAGTCCATAGCGCTTATTTCCAAATCGTTCGGCGGCATAAATTTAGAGGACATTTCTGCTCCGCGCTGCTTTGAGATAGAGCGAAAGCTTAAAGAGGTATGCGATATACCGATATTTCACGACGACCAGCACGGCACGGCGATCGTGGCGGGAGCGGCGCTGATGAACGCATTAAAGGTCGTGGGAAAGCGCTTTGAAGATATAAAGATAGTATTAAGCGGTGCAGGCGCGGCCGGTATTGCTATAGCCAAGTTCTTCATGGGGCTCGGCGCGAAGAATATAATACTCTGCGGAAGCCGCGGCACGCTCTACGAAGGCATGGACAACAAAAATCCGGCTCAGCAGGCTATAGCGAAGGTGACGAATCCCGAACGCATCGCGGGCACGCTTGCGGACGCGATGAAGGGCGCGGACGTGTTTTTGGGCGTGTCGGCTCCGGGCATAGTTACGGAGGATATGGTGCGCTCGATGGCGGAGGACGCCATAGTATTCCCGATGGCAAATCCCGTACCTGAGATAATGCCCGAGCCTGCCAAAAAAGCGGGGGCGCGCATTGTCGGCACCGGCAGAAGCGATTTTCCCAATCAGATAAACAACGTGCTTGCGTTTCCCGGCATATTCAGAGGCGCGCTCGACTGCCGCGCAAGCGATATAAACGAGGAAATGAAGATAGCGGCGTCAAAGGCTATTGCGTCAGTAGTGCCGACGTCCGAGCTTTGCGAGGAGAAGATACTGCCCGACGCGTTCGACCGCGGCATAGCGGAAGCGGTGGCAAAGGCTGTTTCGGAGGCTGCCCGCGCAAGCGGCGTTGCGCGCATTTAA
- a CDS encoding proline--tRNA ligase — MAKDNKDKLVKEITSRDTDFAQWYTDVVKKAALADYSTVKGCMIIRPYGYAIWENIQSTLDKMFKETGHENVYMPMLIPESLLQIEKDHVEGFAPEVAWVTHGGNEKLTERLCIRPTSETLFCQHYKNVIHSYRDLPMLYNQWCSVMRWEKTTRPFLRTTEFLWQEGHTMHETPEEAREETRRMLNTYADFLENYMAVPVTKGQKTDKEKFAGAEETYTVEAMMHDGKALQSGTSHYFGDGFAKAFEIQFTGRDNKLKYPHQTSWGVSTRMIGALIMVHGDDDGLVIPPKIAPVQLVIVPVAMQKPGVLDKARELLSALKSQFRVQLDDSDKMPGWKFAEHEMRGVPLRMEIGPKDIEKGQCVLVRRDTREKYFVPLEGVEGKIAELLDEIQKSMFERAKNFRESHIYDAATYDEMKKTAEEKPGFINAMWCGDVECEEKIKEEVGLSSRCMPFEQKHVSDVCVCCGKPAKSMVIWGKSY, encoded by the coding sequence ATGGCAAAAGATAATAAAGATAAGCTTGTCAAAGAGATAACTTCCCGCGATACGGACTTTGCGCAGTGGTATACCGACGTGGTGAAAAAGGCCGCGCTTGCAGACTATTCTACCGTAAAGGGCTGCATGATAATCCGTCCGTACGGGTATGCTATTTGGGAGAATATTCAGAGCACTCTCGATAAAATGTTCAAGGAAACGGGACATGAGAACGTATATATGCCTATGCTCATTCCGGAAAGCCTGCTTCAGATAGAAAAGGACCATGTTGAGGGCTTTGCGCCCGAGGTGGCATGGGTCACTCACGGCGGCAACGAAAAGCTCACGGAACGTCTTTGCATACGCCCCACTTCGGAAACGCTCTTTTGCCAGCATTACAAGAATGTGATACATTCCTACCGCGATCTGCCCATGCTGTACAATCAGTGGTGCAGCGTTATGCGCTGGGAAAAGACTACGCGTCCCTTCCTTCGCACCACGGAATTTTTGTGGCAGGAAGGTCATACGATGCACGAAACGCCCGAGGAGGCGCGCGAGGAAACGCGCCGTATGCTCAACACCTACGCCGACTTTTTGGAAAATTACATGGCCGTGCCCGTTACGAAGGGACAAAAAACAGACAAGGAAAAGTTCGCCGGAGCAGAGGAAACATACACAGTCGAGGCAATGATGCACGACGGCAAGGCGCTTCAGTCGGGCACTTCGCATTATTTCGGCGACGGCTTTGCGAAGGCGTTTGAAATACAGTTTACGGGACGCGACAATAAACTTAAATATCCGCACCAGACCTCTTGGGGCGTGTCCACGCGCATGATAGGCGCGCTTATAATGGTCCACGGCGACGACGACGGCCTTGTTATACCGCCTAAAATTGCACCCGTTCAGCTTGTTATCGTTCCTGTGGCAATGCAGAAGCCCGGCGTACTCGATAAGGCAAGGGAGCTTTTATCAGCGCTCAAATCGCAGTTCAGAGTACAGCTCGACGACAGCGACAAGATGCCCGGTTGGAAGTTCGCCGAGCACGAGATGCGCGGCGTACCGCTTCGCATGGAGATAGGCCCGAAGGATATCGAAAAAGGCCAGTGCGTGCTTGTTCGCCGCGACACGCGCGAGAAGTATTTCGTACCGCTCGAGGGCGTTGAAGGAAAGATCGCCGAGCTTCTCGATGAGATACAAAAGAGTATGTTCGAACGCGCGAAAAACTTCCGCGAGTCGCACATTTATGATGCGGCCACCTACGACGAGATGAAGAAAACGGCCGAGGAAAAGCCAGGCTTTATAAACGCAATGTGGTGCGGCGACGTTGAATGCGAGGAGAAGATAAAGGAAGAAGTCGGCCTCTCATCGCGCTGCATGCCGTTTGAGCAGAAGCACGTCTCCGACGTATGCGTCTGCTGCGGCAAGCCCGCAAAGTCGATGGTCATCTGGGGCAAGTCATATTGA
- a CDS encoding IS256 family transposase codes for MQEYLKNNDVRIKDGGEVNAIMRDMMSVLLEGVLDKELDEELGYSKYDYRNKETDNSRNGHSKKRMHTSYGDMEVDIPRDRKGEFEPQVIKKYQNTVTQDMEEKIISMYAKGMTTADIESHMRDLYDIDISDSTISRITDKIVPIIKEWQERPLEEVYAVVFLDAIHYHVRSEGRIVKRAVYVVLGIDMDGHKDVLGMYVGENESAKFWLSIINGLRNRGVEDILIACVDGLNGFPQAIEAVYPNTEIQHCIIHQIRNTTRYVSYKDVKKLMADLKLVYAAPTEETALAELDEFCGKWDEKYPKIGKSWRDNWPTLSTYFKYPEPVRRLIYTTNAIEGFNRQLRKVTKSKTIFPSDDSLLKMLYLAMIDITKKWTGHRQDWGQIRSQLEIYFEERLNSGRHF; via the coding sequence ATGCAGGAGTATCTGAAAAATAATGATGTCCGGATCAAAGACGGAGGTGAAGTGAATGCCATCATGCGTGACATGATGTCTGTTCTTTTGGAAGGTGTCCTTGATAAGGAACTGGACGAAGAACTCGGTTATTCCAAGTATGATTACCGCAACAAAGAAACGGACAACAGCAGGAACGGTCATTCAAAAAAGAGAATGCACACCAGCTACGGTGACATGGAAGTAGATATTCCGAGAGACCGAAAAGGCGAATTCGAACCACAGGTAATCAAAAAGTACCAGAATACTGTCACGCAGGACATGGAAGAAAAGATCATCTCCATGTATGCTAAGGGCATGACCACAGCGGATATCGAGTCTCACATGAGGGATCTTTACGATATCGATATCTCCGACAGCACGATCAGCCGGATCACGGATAAGATCGTGCCGATCATCAAGGAATGGCAGGAACGGCCTTTGGAAGAAGTATACGCGGTCGTTTTTCTGGATGCCATACACTACCACGTTCGCAGTGAAGGACGCATTGTAAAGCGTGCCGTCTATGTCGTACTGGGGATAGACATGGATGGTCACAAGGATGTTCTCGGCATGTACGTTGGCGAGAATGAAAGCGCAAAGTTCTGGCTGTCTATTATTAACGGCCTTAGGAACCGTGGTGTGGAGGATATACTAATTGCCTGCGTAGACGGGCTTAACGGTTTTCCGCAGGCCATAGAGGCTGTTTATCCGAACACAGAGATACAGCACTGTATCATCCACCAAATCCGCAATACCACACGCTACGTTTCTTACAAAGACGTGAAGAAACTGATGGCCGATCTGAAACTCGTATATGCAGCACCAACTGAGGAAACAGCCCTGGCAGAACTGGATGAATTTTGCGGCAAATGGGATGAAAAATATCCGAAGATAGGCAAATCCTGGCGTGATAACTGGCCGACCCTTTCTACGTATTTCAAGTATCCCGAACCCGTCCGCCGGCTGATCTATACCACAAACGCAATCGAAGGATTCAATCGCCAGCTTCGCAAAGTTACAAAGAGCAAAACGATATTCCCATCGGATGACAGCCTTCTGAAAATGCTCTATCTGGCGATGATAGATATCACGAAAAAATGGACCGGCCACCGTCAGGATTGGGGGCAGATCCGTTCTCAACTGGAGATTTATTTTGAAGAACGCCTGAATTCCGGACGTCATTTCTGA
- the csn2 gene encoding type II-A CRISPR-associated protein Csn2, whose amino-acid sequence MILAHYLLSTPISFKENVINVLTVEEPRTLRSFLTQLTAQQQGDEGGFVLSDKSGILEFSKYAAVITDAFGMTLNSKNIRSRLEKQAVSYAEGHERELTCALNAVNELGALTAMDFSENVACSFVETADLIKTLGFYIDEEGLELPQKALEYMRIYRSFFGTRLFVFCGLKAYLSQDELSGLYKSICYEKFDVLLIESSYREPVLPIEINRIIDADLCEIDGDH is encoded by the coding sequence ATGATTTTGGCGCACTATCTTTTAAGTACGCCTATAAGCTTTAAAGAAAACGTAATAAATGTGCTTACAGTTGAGGAGCCGCGCACACTGCGCTCGTTCCTTACACAGCTGACCGCTCAGCAACAAGGAGACGAAGGGGGATTTGTGCTGTCTGACAAAAGCGGCATACTCGAATTCTCAAAGTACGCAGCCGTTATCACCGATGCGTTCGGCATGACGCTGAACAGCAAAAACATCCGGTCACGCCTTGAAAAACAGGCTGTATCGTACGCCGAAGGACACGAGCGGGAGCTGACTTGCGCCCTCAACGCAGTAAACGAGTTGGGAGCACTGACAGCCATGGATTTTTCTGAGAACGTCGCGTGTTCATTCGTTGAAACGGCTGACCTGATAAAAACGCTAGGCTTTTATATAGACGAGGAGGGTCTCGAACTGCCGCAGAAGGCGCTGGAGTATATGCGAATATATCGCTCGTTTTTCGGAACGCGGCTTTTCGTATTCTGCGGATTGAAGGCATATCTTTCACAAGATGAGCTGAGCGGACTTTACAAGTCGATATGTTATGAAAAGTTTGACGTGCTGCTTATAGAAAGCTCATACAGAGAGCCCGTGCTGCCGATAGAGATAAATCGGATAATAGACGCGGATCTCTGCGAGATTGACGGCGACCATTGA
- the cas2 gene encoding CRISPR-associated endonuclease Cas2 codes for MRILVFFDLPVETAADRRNYTRFRKFLIKSGYMMLQKSVYCKLALNMTAANASIESVRRNKPPDGFVSLLVITEKQYSRMEMIVGEFQSDVVSSDERLVVL; via the coding sequence ATGAGGATACTTGTTTTTTTCGATTTGCCGGTGGAGACGGCGGCGGACAGAAGAAATTATACGCGTTTTCGAAAATTTCTTATAAAGAGCGGATATATGATGCTTCAAAAGTCGGTCTACTGCAAGCTTGCTTTAAATATGACGGCTGCGAACGCGTCGATAGAATCTGTTAGGCGAAACAAACCGCCTGACGGCTTTGTTTCGCTGCTTGTGATAACTGAAAAGCAGTATTCACGAATGGAGATGATCGTCGGCGAGTTTCAAAGCGACGTCGTATCCTCTGATGAAAGGCTGGTAGTATTATGA
- the cas1 gene encoding type II CRISPR-associated endonuclease Cas1, producing the protein MSWRVVVVSSAAKLDYKMDYLIVRNTNGISRVHLSEIAVLMIESTAVSLTAYLLSELARFRINVIFCDERRDPQGMYMPFYGSHDTSLKIRSQISWDPYIKGEVWAQIVRAKIKGQARVLKDNAKRQASLLDFYIEQIEHDDATNREGFAAKVYFNALFGRDFSRSEGGFINSALNYGYMVMLSAVSRAVVSNGYATQIGIHHDNVYNEFNLSCDLVEPLRPFVDAAVLELEEGVELTKEDKLKLVDVLNRRVKISERSQYLINAMNIYIKSVFDALLLEDVSLIKWVEYEL; encoded by the coding sequence ATGAGCTGGCGTGTAGTAGTTGTGTCGTCAGCTGCGAAGCTTGACTACAAAATGGATTATCTTATCGTAAGGAATACTAACGGAATAAGCCGCGTTCATTTAAGCGAAATAGCCGTGCTCATGATAGAGAGCACAGCCGTATCGCTTACGGCGTATCTTTTGAGCGAGCTTGCCAGATTTAGAATAAACGTCATCTTCTGCGATGAAAGGCGCGACCCGCAGGGCATGTATATGCCGTTTTACGGAAGTCACGATACATCCTTGAAAATAAGAAGCCAGATAAGCTGGGATCCGTATATTAAGGGCGAGGTGTGGGCACAAATCGTTCGCGCAAAGATAAAGGGACAGGCCCGTGTGTTAAAGGACAACGCAAAGAGACAAGCATCTCTTCTGGACTTTTACATTGAGCAGATAGAGCACGACGATGCTACCAACCGCGAGGGCTTTGCGGCAAAGGTATATTTCAACGCTCTTTTCGGCCGTGACTTTTCGCGCAGCGAGGGCGGATTTATAAATTCGGCGCTTAATTACGGATATATGGTCATGCTGTCCGCCGTATCGAGAGCCGTCGTGTCAAACGGCTACGCAACGCAGATAGGCATACATCACGACAACGTGTATAATGAGTTCAATCTCTCATGCGATCTCGTTGAGCCGCTGCGCCCGTTTGTCGACGCCGCGGTGCTTGAGCTTGAGGAAGGGGTAGAGCTTACAAAGGAGGACAAGCTTAAGTTAGTTGACGTTTTAAACAGAAGGGTAAAAATATCCGAAAGAAGTCAGTATCTTATAAATGCGATGAATATATACATAAAAAGCGTTTTTGACGCGCTTCTTTTGGAAGACGTTTCTTTGATCAAATGGGTGGAGTATGAGCTATAG